In 'Nostoc azollae' 0708, the following are encoded in one genomic region:
- a CDS encoding cofactor assembly of complex C subunit B: MTKSDPNVVLRRLPLVVGGLSAVLLLVNRLLTPELTNSQARGDVLGVILSAVLILTGLIWQQVQPRSPDTVQLIGEEGFILAPDLPEAVKTELAWASHLLLTNTVTRSLIVYYQGKVLLRRGILASKSEVIPGTILQRVLETQKPVYLVALKVYPGRIEFDYLPENTQGVICQPIGKEGVLILGANAPRSYTKQDEKWIAGIADKLAVTIPE; the protein is encoded by the coding sequence ATGACTAAATCTGATCCTAATGTTGTTTTGCGGCGTTTGCCCTTGGTAGTCGGGGGTTTGAGTGCTGTACTTTTGCTGGTTAATCGCTTGTTGACACCAGAACTCACAAATTCTCAAGCACGGGGGGATGTGTTGGGGGTAATTTTGAGTGCGGTGTTAATTTTAACGGGTTTAATTTGGCAACAGGTACAGCCGCGATCGCCTGATACTGTACAACTAATTGGGGAAGAGGGATTTATTCTAGCACCAGATTTACCAGAAGCCGTGAAGACAGAATTAGCCTGGGCATCGCATTTATTATTGACCAATACAGTCACGCGATCACTCATAGTTTACTACCAAGGGAAAGTTCTGTTACGTCGCGGTATTCTGGCATCTAAATCTGAAGTCATACCAGGAACAATATTACAACGGGTGCTGGAAACACAAAAACCAGTTTATTTAGTAGCGTTGAAAGTATATCCCGGCAGAATCGAATTTGATTATTTACCGGAGAACACACAAGGAGTAATTTGTCAACCTATTGGAAAAGAAGGTGTTTTAATTTTAGGAGCAAATGCTCCTCGTAGTTACACCAAACAGGACGAGAAGTGGATTGCGGGAATTGCCGATAAATTGGCTGTAACTATTCCAGAGTAG
- the rpaB gene encoding response regulator transcription factor RpaB — translation MDSHKEKILVVDDEASIRRILETRLSMIGYDVVTAGDGEEALETFRKAEPDLVVLDVMMPKLDGYGVCQELRKESDVPIIMLTALGDVADRITGLELGADDYVVKPFSPKELEARIRSVLRRVDKTGATGIPSSGVIHVGNIRIDTNKRQVYKGDERIRLTGMEFSLLELLVSRSGEAFSRSEILQEVWGYTPERHVDTRVVDVHISRLRAKLEDDPSNPELILTARGTGYLFQRILESGEE, via the coding sequence TTGGACAGTCATAAAGAAAAAATCCTGGTAGTAGACGACGAAGCCAGCATTCGCCGGATTTTGGAAACGCGCCTTTCCATGATTGGCTATGATGTAGTAACTGCTGGTGATGGAGAAGAAGCTTTAGAAACTTTTCGTAAAGCTGAACCAGACTTGGTAGTTTTGGATGTGATGATGCCCAAGCTAGATGGTTATGGTGTTTGTCAAGAATTACGCAAGGAATCTGATGTTCCCATTATTATGCTAACAGCTTTGGGAGATGTAGCTGATCGCATCACCGGCTTGGAATTGGGCGCTGATGACTATGTGGTTAAACCATTCTCTCCTAAAGAATTAGAGGCGCGGATTCGCTCAGTTTTACGACGAGTAGATAAAACTGGTGCGACTGGTATTCCTAGTTCTGGAGTAATTCACGTCGGGAATATCAGAATTGATACAAATAAGCGCCAAGTTTACAAAGGCGATGAACGTATCCGCTTAACCGGGATGGAGTTTAGCTTACTAGAATTATTAGTGAGCCGTTCTGGAGAAGCTTTTTCTCGGTCAGAAATTTTACAAGAAGTTTGGGGATACACACCAGAACGCCATGTGGATACTCGCGTGGTAGATGTACATATCTCGCGGTTAAGAGCAAAATTAGAAGATGATCCTAGTAACCCAGAACTTATACTAACTGCTAGAGGTACTGGTTATCTTTTCCAAAGGATACTGGAATCGGGCGAAGAGTGA
- a CDS encoding IS200/IS605 family accessory protein TnpB-related protein has protein sequence MAFSHWAEKGEGELKPTVSIIWASFLVDAPPIKSINQWFNKRNAQLQYIKDTLLIKGITNQQVKLTAKRNNQVRDYLNKTGRFMVNHCIQNSIANLIVGYNPSIKQEINIGGCNNQNFVQIPFHTLPYKLKAMCERYGLNYQEQDESYTSKASAPDGDEIPVYNAENPKEYQFSDKRIQRGFYRTKTAHLVNADLNGSLNIGRKSKHEGFNRVSRGSLTAPRRINLLKLERKTPSKQYGFSLVV, from the coding sequence GTGGCTTTTAGCCACTGGGCGGAAAAAGGAGAGGGTGAGCTAAAGCCCACTGTATCGATAATATGGGCATCCTTTCTTGTGGATGCTCCACCAATCAAATCTATTAACCAGTGGTTCAACAAGCGTAATGCTCAACTGCAATATATCAAGGATACGCTCTTAATTAAGGGTATCACTAATCAACAAGTGAAACTTACAGCAAAACGTAATAATCAAGTCAGAGATTACCTGAATAAGACAGGAAGATTTATGGTTAATCACTGCATCCAAAATAGTATCGCTAATTTGATTGTTGGCTACAATCCTAGTATCAAACAAGAAATCAATATTGGTGGATGCAATAACCAAAACTTCGTCCAAATTCCTTTTCACACATTGCCTTATAAGCTGAAGGCAATGTGTGAAAGATATGGATTGAACTATCAGGAGCAAGACGAATCTTACACCTCCAAAGCCAGTGCGCCTGATGGTGATGAGATACCTGTTTACAACGCCGAGAATCCAAAAGAATATCAGTTTTCTGATAAGCGAATTCAGCGTGGATTTTACAGGACAAAAACTGCACATCTGGTGAATGCAGATCTAAATGGTTCACTGAATATCGGACGGAAAAGTAAGCACGAAGGTTTTAACCGAGTGTCGAGAGGGTCTTTGACCGCTCCAAGAAGGATTAATCTTCTTAAATTGGAAAGGAAAACGCCTAGCAAGCAATATGGCTTTAGCCTTGTTGTGTAG
- the radA gene encoding DNA repair protein RadA, which translates to MAKPKTIFICSKCGAEFSQWFGKCSNCDTYDSLVEQNARPFRVDILSHGGVGNWHAAQTNGKSTTKPAKPRASLTFEQISDRQIARWESGYRELDRVLGGGVVPGSMVLIGGDPGIGKSTLLLQVSNQLAQKYRILYVTGEESGQQVKLRASRLGMSKPINIVVTDETESKETDAAGTMDIQNSTEEPINPLSIGADLYVLPETDLEEILREIDSLKPNLAVIDSIQTVFFPALTSAPGSVAQVRECTAALMKVAKHEDITMLIVGHVTKEGTIAGPRVLEHLVDTVLYFEGDRFASHRLLRTVKNRFGATHEIGIFEMVSQGLREVNNPSELFLGNRDDPAPGTAIVVACEGTRPIVVELQALVSPTSYPSPRRAGTGIDYNRLVQILAVLEKGVGIPMSKLDSYVASAGGLNVEEPAVDLGIAIAIVASFRDRIVDPGTVLIGEVGLGGQVRSVSQMELRLKEAAKLGFKRAIVPKGQKFPDLNIEIVQVSKVIDAIIAAIPHQELTEEDLEPDEE; encoded by the coding sequence ATGGCAAAGCCAAAAACCATTTTCATTTGTAGCAAATGTGGAGCCGAGTTCTCCCAATGGTTTGGAAAGTGTTCAAATTGTGACACTTACGATTCTTTAGTAGAACAGAATGCCAGACCTTTTAGGGTAGACATACTTAGTCATGGGGGAGTAGGTAACTGGCACGCTGCACAAACTAATGGTAAATCTACTACTAAACCAGCTAAACCAAGAGCTTCACTGACTTTCGAGCAAATTAGTGATCGCCAAATTGCTCGTTGGGAATCTGGATATAGAGAATTAGATCGGGTACTCGGTGGGGGCGTTGTCCCCGGTTCAATGGTGCTAATCGGCGGCGATCCAGGTATAGGAAAATCTACTTTATTACTACAAGTATCTAATCAGTTAGCACAAAAATACCGTATTCTCTACGTCACAGGAGAAGAATCTGGACAACAGGTAAAATTACGTGCTTCTCGTTTGGGAATGTCCAAACCCATAAATATAGTAGTTACTGACGAAACTGAAAGTAAAGAAACCGATGCAGCAGGAACTATGGATATACAAAATAGTACAGAAGAGCCTATAAATCCTCTCAGCATCGGTGCGGATCTGTATGTTTTGCCAGAAACAGATTTAGAAGAAATTCTTCGGGAAATAGACTCACTTAAACCAAATTTGGCAGTAATTGATAGTATACAAACAGTATTCTTTCCAGCATTGACATCTGCACCTGGTTCAGTAGCACAAGTCCGGGAATGTACTGCTGCTTTAATGAAAGTGGCTAAACATGAAGATATTACCATGTTAATTGTTGGTCATGTTACCAAAGAAGGGACGATTGCCGGTCCGAGAGTATTAGAACATTTAGTAGATACAGTTTTGTATTTTGAAGGCGATCGCTTTGCATCCCATCGATTATTAAGAACAGTAAAAAATCGTTTCGGAGCTACCCACGAAATTGGTATATTTGAAATGGTATCCCAAGGATTACGGGAAGTAAATAATCCTTCAGAATTGTTTCTAGGCAACCGTGACGATCCCGCACCAGGGACAGCCATAGTCGTAGCTTGTGAAGGAACAAGACCAATAGTTGTTGAATTGCAAGCTTTAGTTAGTCCCACTAGTTACCCTTCACCCCGTCGAGCGGGAACAGGTATAGATTATAACCGCTTGGTTCAAATTCTCGCCGTATTAGAAAAGGGAGTAGGAATACCCATGTCCAAATTAGATTCCTACGTTGCATCTGCTGGGGGTTTGAACGTAGAAGAACCAGCAGTAGATTTAGGAATAGCAATCGCCATAGTTGCCAGTTTTCGCGACAGAATAGTTGATCCAGGCACAGTATTAATTGGGGAAGTCGGGTTAGGGGGACAAGTGCGATCAGTTTCCCAAATGGAACTGCGGTTAAAAGAAGCAGCAAAACTCGGATTTAAACGTGCGATTGTTCCCAAAGGACAAAAATTCCCTGACCTTAACATTGAGATTGTGCAAGTTTCCAAAGTCATAGATGCCATTATTGCCGCCATTCCCCATCAAGAACTTACAGAAGAAGATTTAGAACCGGATGAGGAATAA
- a CDS encoding sugar nucleotide-binding protein, translating to MIAEITAQIISQALPNASDFFANQGTLYHLSASVKTTWYGFAKAIFAREIFDPDLQSSRRKLQRLIAITSQEYPTAPSRLGYSLLDNQKLSHDFKLVMPDWERILELLLA from the coding sequence GTGATTGCGGAAATTACAGCCCAAATTATTTCTCAAGCTCTGCCAAATGCATCTGATTTTTTCGCTAATCAAGGTACATTATATCACTTATCAGCAAGTGTAAAAACTACCTGGTATGGTTTTGCTAAAGCAATCTTTGCCAGAGAAATTTTTGACCCTGATTTACAATCGAGTCGACGCAAGTTACAGAGGTTAATTGCTATTACTTCACAGGAGTATCCTACAGCCCCAAGCAGACTAGGATATTCTCTTTTAGATAATCAAAAATTATCTCATGATTTTAAATTGGTGATGCCAGATTGGGAAAGGATTTTAGAGTTATTGCTTGCTTAG
- a CDS encoding SDR family oxidoreductase, giving the protein MAEEAKDLGAAMIYYSTDYVFDGTKNTHYTENDQPNPTNIYGKTKLAGEEAITSVGVDHLIFRTSWVYGLHGKNFLLMMQRLAKERE; this is encoded by the coding sequence ATGGCTGAGGAAGCCAAGGATCTGGGTGCAGCTATGATTTACTATTCTACAGATTATGTTTTTGATGGGACTAAAAATACTCACTATACAGAAAATGATCAACCAAACCCCACAAATATCTATGGAAAAACAAAGTTAGCTGGTGAGGAGGCAATCACATCTGTAGGTGTTGATCATTTAATTTTTCGCACTAGTTGGGTTTATGGTTTGCATGGGAAAAACTTTTTACTGATGATGCAAAGACTGGCGAAGGAACGGGAATAA
- a CDS encoding sugar nucleotide-binding protein, which translates to MTVGEVISVGRNQMDLAQPDMIYQTIREIKPDFIVNPAAYIAVDHTRRNTINSHRY; encoded by the coding sequence ATGACTGTGGGTGAAGTCATTTCTGTAGGGCGTAACCAAATGGATTTAGCACAACCAGATATGATTTATCAAACAATTAGAGAAATAAAACCCGATTTCATTGTCAATCCTGCTGCTTATATAGCAGTAGATCACACCAGGCGCAATACAATTAATAGCCATCGCTATTAA
- the rfbB gene encoding dTDP-glucose 4,6-dehydratase — protein MSNLNKNDLPTLLVTGGAGFIGANFVLQVRKFKWANIVNLDKLTYASNLQNLAELQDDTNYYFIQGDVNNSELLSYLLEKYQPDAIINFAAETHVDRSIISPHNFIQTNIVGTFELLEASKAYWQKLTSPKKEKFRFLHISTDEVYGSLSSTDPAFREDTPYAPNSPYSASKAAADHLVRSYYHTYNLPTLTTNCSNNYGPLQFPEKLIPLTILNALNGKSLPIYGDGQNIRDWLYVRDHCDAIYLVLIEGCIGETYNICGMNEQTNLVVVEKICAILDKLAPKDNFQYSSLISFIKDRPGHDRRYGIDCSKISKNLGWKPKENFDVGLLKTVQWYLNNSAWVDSVCTGTYQGWIKQNYETR, from the coding sequence ATGTCAAATTTAAATAAAAATGATTTGCCAACTTTATTAGTAACAGGTGGCGCAGGATTTATTGGGGCTAATTTTGTCCTCCAAGTTAGAAAATTCAAATGGGCTAACATCGTTAATTTAGATAAATTGACTTACGCTAGTAACCTCCAGAACCTAGCAGAATTGCAAGATGATACCAACTATTATTTTATTCAAGGAGATGTTAATAATTCTGAATTGCTAAGTTATTTACTAGAGAAATATCAGCCAGATGCCATTATAAATTTTGCCGCTGAAACTCACGTTGATCGTTCAATTATTAGCCCACATAATTTCATCCAGACTAATATAGTGGGAACATTTGAATTATTAGAAGCGAGTAAGGCTTATTGGCAAAAACTCACATCGCCAAAAAAAGAAAAGTTTCGCTTTCTGCACATATCTACTGATGAAGTATATGGTTCTTTAAGTTCAACAGATCCAGCATTTCGAGAAGATACACCCTATGCACCCAATAGCCCCTATTCTGCTTCTAAAGCGGCTGCTGACCATCTCGTGCGCTCCTACTATCACACATACAACCTACCTACTTTAACAACTAATTGCTCGAATAATTATGGACCTCTGCAATTTCCCGAAAAACTGATTCCTTTAACCATTCTCAATGCTTTAAATGGTAAATCTCTACCTATATATGGTGATGGTCAAAATATTCGAGACTGGCTTTATGTAAGAGATCACTGTGATGCTATTTATCTGGTTCTGATAGAAGGCTGTATTGGCGAAACTTACAATATCTGTGGCATGAATGAACAAACAAATTTGGTAGTTGTGGAAAAGATTTGTGCCATTCTTGATAAATTAGCACCTAAAGATAATTTTCAATATTCTTCTCTAATTTCTTTTATTAAAGACCGTCCTGGACATGACCGCCGTTATGGAATTGATTGTAGTAAAATCAGCAAAAATTTAGGTTGGAAACCAAAAGAAAATTTTGATGTTGGTCTATTGAAAACTGTGCAGTGGTATCTGAATAATTCGGCTTGGGTAGACTCTGTATGTACAGGTACATACCAAGGTTGGATTAAACAAAATTATGAAACTCGTTGA
- a CDS encoding peptidoglycan-binding protein translates to MWCDLGKLRTTVALVCLVTVSAGISDIGFAVRQRNYKPQEFRAVLHGLGYSVKVTNDALTDEEIKKAISEFQKGYKLTVDGKAGQKTQAFAANIVKILQGNLNAALKPNPPLPRDQFYSPRMEKLVKEYQKKNQLTETGIADLVLRQKLDENAKKAIGQTMKPTAKPTVKPTTKPTVKPTTKPTVKPTTKPKATPTVKPTATPSTTTSTTPSAESTTTPSTKAIP, encoded by the coding sequence ATGTGGTGTGATTTAGGAAAATTAAGAACAACAGTGGCTTTAGTCTGTCTAGTCACAGTTAGTGCAGGAATTTCAGACATAGGTTTTGCAGTCCGTCAGCGTAATTATAAACCTCAAGAATTCCGGGCTGTCTTGCATGGGTTAGGATATAGTGTGAAAGTAACAAATGATGCACTGACAGATGAGGAAATTAAAAAAGCAATCAGTGAATTTCAAAAAGGTTATAAGCTGACTGTTGATGGTAAAGCAGGTCAAAAAACTCAGGCTTTTGCTGCGAACATAGTAAAAATTCTCCAAGGGAATTTAAATGCAGCACTGAAACCTAATCCTCCCCTACCCCGTGATCAGTTCTATAGCCCTCGGATGGAAAAATTGGTAAAAGAGTATCAGAAAAAGAATCAATTAACGGAAACTGGTATTGCTGATTTGGTACTTCGTCAAAAGTTGGATGAAAACGCCAAGAAAGCTATCGGACAAACAATGAAGCCGACAGCTAAACCAACCGTCAAGCCAACTACTAAACCAACCGTCAAGCCAACTACTAAACCAACCGTCAAGCCAACTACTAAACCCAAAGCTACACCAACCGTCAAGCCAACAGCTACACCTTCAACCACAACTTCAACTACGCCGTCAGCAGAATCGACGACTACACCTTCAACAAAAGCAATACCCTAG
- the rimP gene encoding ribosome maturation factor RimP: protein MTHPLVPQIIDLAIPVAEQLGLEVVGIVLHTNQRPPVLRVDIRNTQQDTSLDDCERMSRVLEASLDAAEIIPDAYVLEVSSPGISRQLITDREFISFKGFPVVISTSQPYDGQQEWTGQLIRRGETKIYLNQKGRVVEIPRPLVTRVQLDERR from the coding sequence ATGACTCATCCTTTAGTTCCACAAATTATTGACCTAGCGATACCAGTAGCAGAACAACTGGGACTAGAAGTTGTTGGTATAGTTTTGCACACGAACCAACGTCCGCCAGTTTTGCGGGTAGACATCCGTAATACCCAACAGGATACCAGTCTGGATGATTGCGAACGGATGAGCCGTGTATTAGAAGCCTCCTTAGATGCGGCAGAGATAATTCCAGATGCTTATGTATTGGAAGTATCCAGTCCTGGGATTTCGCGACAACTGATAACAGACAGGGAGTTTATTTCCTTTAAAGGATTTCCTGTAGTTATCTCCACTTCTCAACCCTACGACGGACAGCAAGAGTGGACAGGTCAGTTGATTCGTCGGGGTGAAACAAAAATTTACTTAAACCAAAAAGGTCGTGTAGTTGAAATTCCCCGACCCCTAGTTACTAGGGTGCAGCTGGATGAGCGCCGCTAA
- the nusA gene encoding transcription termination factor NusA — protein MSMVTLPGLKELIESISRERNLPRLAVQSSIREALLKGYERYRRAQNLERKQFDEDYFDNFEVELDIDGEGFRVLSTKTIVEQVNNSDHQISLEEVQQVAPEAQSGDSVVLDVTPDQGEFGRMAAMQTKQVLAQKLRDQQRQMVQEEFQDLESTVLQARVLRFERQSVILAVTSGFGQPEVEAELPKREQLPNDNYRANATFKVYLKKVSQGQQRGPQLLVSRADAGLVVYLFANEVPEIEDEVVRIVAVAREANPPSRYVGPRTKIAVDTLDRDVDPVGACIGARGSRIQVVVNELRGEKIDVIRWSPDPATYIANALSPARVDEVRLMDPESRQTHVLVAEDQLSLAIGKEGQNVRLAARLTGWKIDIKDKAKYDHGAEDTKFVAVRAKYQPEDDENEMEELEYENQEELELEHDRFGTGDED, from the coding sequence ATGTCAATGGTTACTTTACCTGGGTTAAAAGAATTAATTGAAAGTATTAGCCGCGAGCGAAATTTACCTCGTTTGGCAGTGCAATCATCTATTAGAGAAGCATTACTTAAAGGTTACGAACGTTATCGCCGCGCCCAAAATTTAGAACGCAAACAATTTGATGAAGATTATTTTGATAATTTTGAAGTAGAACTGGATATTGACGGAGAAGGCTTTCGAGTTCTTTCTACCAAAACAATTGTCGAACAAGTCAATAACTCTGACCATCAAATCTCTCTCGAAGAAGTACAACAAGTAGCACCAGAAGCCCAATCAGGGGATTCAGTGGTGCTAGATGTCACCCCAGATCAAGGTGAATTTGGGCGCATGGCAGCAATGCAAACTAAACAGGTATTAGCGCAAAAATTGCGGGATCAACAGCGCCAAATGGTGCAAGAAGAATTCCAAGATTTAGAAAGCACCGTTTTACAAGCCAGAGTTTTACGATTTGAAAGGCAGTCTGTAATATTGGCAGTCACCAGTGGTTTTGGTCAACCAGAAGTAGAAGCTGAATTACCTAAACGAGAACAGTTACCTAACGATAATTATCGAGCCAACGCCACGTTTAAGGTATACCTAAAAAAGGTATCCCAAGGTCAGCAGCGTGGACCTCAACTACTAGTTTCTCGTGCTGATGCTGGATTGGTAGTTTATTTATTCGCCAACGAAGTTCCAGAAATAGAAGATGAAGTCGTGCGAATAGTCGCAGTAGCACGAGAAGCTAATCCGCCTTCCCGTTACGTAGGTCCAAGGACTAAAATAGCAGTAGATACCCTCGATCGTGATGTAGACCCAGTTGGGGCTTGTATTGGCGCTAGAGGATCTCGAATTCAAGTAGTAGTCAATGAGTTAAGGGGTGAGAAAATAGATGTAATTCGCTGGTCTCCAGATCCAGCAACTTATATTGCTAATGCTCTAAGTCCAGCACGAGTGGATGAAGTGCGGCTGATGGACCCAGAAAGTCGGCAAACGCACGTACTGGTAGCTGAAGATCAACTCAGTTTAGCTATTGGGAAAGAAGGGCAGAATGTTCGATTAGCTGCTAGGTTGACAGGTTGGAAAATAGACATTAAAGATAAAGCTAAATATGACCATGGCGCAGAAGATACTAAATTTGTGGCTGTCAGGGCAAAATATCAACCGGAAGATGATGAAAATGAAATGGAGGAACTAGAGTATGAAAATCAAGAAGAATTAGAATTAGAGCATGATAGATTTGGCACTGGTGACGAAGATTAA
- a CDS encoding YlxR family protein, with protein sequence MKPNYRRCISCRRLGLREEFWRIVRLFPSGKVQLDEGMGRSAYICPQTSCLQAAQKKNRLGRSLHGAVPETVYQTLWQRLTVSNTQENQI encoded by the coding sequence ATGAAACCGAATTATCGGCGTTGCATTAGTTGTCGCCGACTAGGACTAAGAGAAGAGTTTTGGCGGATAGTCCGCCTCTTTCCATCTGGAAAGGTACAATTAGATGAGGGCATGGGGCGTTCAGCCTATATTTGTCCACAAACTAGCTGCCTACAAGCAGCGCAGAAAAAAAATAGATTAGGGCGGTCGCTACATGGAGCAGTGCCTGAAACAGTGTATCAAACATTGTGGCAGCGCCTAACCGTAAGCAATACCCAAGAAAATCAGATTTAA